The following are encoded in a window of Gossypium raimondii isolate GPD5lz chromosome 13, ASM2569854v1, whole genome shotgun sequence genomic DNA:
- the LOC128036237 gene encoding glycine-rich cell wall structural protein-like: protein MTLQRLLPIKSTLVNNKSVTMVACKWVINLKLVVQVLPHAQLVLALRGGLLGGGGGGLLGGGGGGGGLLGDGSLFGDGGGGGGLLGDGGGGGGLLGDGGGGGGLLGDGGGGGGLLGDGGGGGGLRGDGGGGGPRGDGGGGGGVFGDGGRGGGGDPLGDGGGGGGSLGDGGGGGGSRGDGGGGGGSCGDGGGGGGGPLGDGGGGGGGPLGDGGGGGGDFGDGGGGGGSRGDGGGGGGGPCGDGGGGGGVFGDGGGGGGSRGDGGGGGGPRGDGGGGGDPLGDGGGGGGGPLGDGGGGGGDPCGDRGGGGGVLGDGGGGGGSRGDGGGGGDPLGDGGGGGGGTLGDGGGGGGDPCGDGGGGGGGGSRGDGGGGGGDPCGDGGGGGGVLGDGGGGGGSRGDGGGGGGPRGDGGGGGDPLGDGGGGGGGPLGDGGGGGGDPCGDGGGGGGVLGDGGGGGGPLGDGCGGGGGLLIKVHNLILASGLSTHCPFKQKS from the exons ATGACACTTCAAAGGCTTCTCCCGATAAAGTCAACCCTCGTTAACAATAAAAGTGTTACCATGGTTGCTTGTAAGTGGGTTATAAACCTCAAGTTAGTGGTTCAAGTCCTCCCTCATGCACAG CTAGTTTTAGCACTTCGTGGTGGCCTTCTTGGTGGTGGAGGTGGTGGTCTCCTAGGTGGCggaggtggaggtggtggtCTCCTTGGTGACGGAAGTCTCTTTGGTGACggaggtggaggtggtggtCTCCTTGGTGACggaggtggaggtggtggtCTCTTAGGTGACggaggtggaggtggtggtCTCCTTGGTGACggaggtggaggtggtggtCTCCTTGGTGACggaggtggaggtggtggtCTCCGTGGTGACGGAGGTGGAGGTGGTCCCCGTGGTGACggaggtggaggtggtggtGTCTTTGGTGACGGAGGTAGAGGTGGAGGTGGTGATCCCCTAGGTGACggaggtggaggtggtggtTCCCTTGGTGACggaggtggaggtggtggtTCCCGTGGTGACggaggtggaggtggtggtTCCTGTGGTGACggaggtggaggtggtggtGGTCCCCTAGGTGAcggaggtggtggtggtggtggtccCCTAGGTGACggaggtggaggtggtggtGACTTTGGTGACggaggtggaggtggtggtTCCCGTGGTGACGGAG GTGGAGGTGGTGGTGGTCCCTGTGGTGatggaggtggaggtggtggtGTCTTTGGTGACggaggtggaggtggtggtTCCCGTGGTGACggaggtggaggtggtggtCCCCGTGGTGACGGAGGTGGAGGTGGTGATCCGCTAGGTGACggaggtggaggtggtggtGGTCCCCTAGGTGatggaggtggaggtggtggtGATCCCTGTGGTGATAGAGGTGGAGGTGGTGGTGTCCTTGGTGACggaggtggaggtggtggtTCCCGTGGTGACGGAGGTGGAGGTGGTGATCCGCTAGGTGACggaggtggaggtggtggtGGTACCCTAGGTGACggaggtggaggtggtggtGATCCCTGTGGTGatggaggtggaggtggaggtggtggtTCCCGTGGTGACggaggtggaggtggtggtGATCCCTGTGGTGatggaggtggaggtggtggtGTCCTTGGTGACggaggtggaggtggtggtTCCCGTGGTGACggaggtggaggtggtggtCCCCGTGGTGACGGAGGTGGAGGTGGTGATCCGCTAGGTGACggaggtggaggtggtggtGGTCCCCTTGGTGACggaggtggaggtggtggtGATCCCTGTGGTGatggaggtggaggtggtggtGTCCTTGGTGACggaggtggaggtggtggtCCCCTTGGTGATGGATGTGGAGGTGGTGGAGGTCTTCTTATCAAAGTACATAATTTGATTCTAGCATCAGGTTTATCAACACATTGTCCATTTAAACAAAAGAGTTGA